TGGTGGTGGCCGCGCAACTCGGTGACGAGGCGCTGGCTCCACGGCCGGCGAAGGCCGCCGTGCCTTCCCCCCCTGAGCCGGTGGACCTCTACGACCTCAACGACCTGTTGACAGATGCGGCCATGCCAACGTCGGGCCTCATCACCGTGCAGGTCGACAAGGACGGGACGGCGTCCTTCGCCCTCCCGCGGGCCGAAGTCGGCCAGGGCATCACCACCTCGACCGCCATGCTGATCGCCGAGGAGATGGAGCTGCCGCTGGACAAGGTCCACATCAGCCTGGCCGATGCCCGCCCCGAGTTGGTGTGGAACCAGCTCACGGGGGGGTCCAACACGACGATCTCGACGTACACGCCGGTGAGGACGGCTGCTGCCATAGCCAAGGGCCAGCTGCTGCAGGCCGCCTCGGACCAGTTGGGCGTGCCGGTTTCGTCTCTGAGGACGAGCGATGGCGTGATCACGGCGCCCGATGGCACAAAGGCCACCTACGGCTCGTTGGCAGAGAAGGCTGCCTCGGCACAGACGAGGCGTGTCTCGGTCAGCCTCAAGCCACGCTCGGACTTCAAGGTCATCGGCACGCCCCGGAGCCGGATCGACGCCCATGACATCGTGACGGGTCGCAAGCAGTTCGCCATGGACCTCGACGTCCCCGGCGCGAAACCGACGATGGTGTGCCGGCCGCCGACGATCAACGGCACGGTGAGGTCGGTGAACAACAAGGCAGCCGTCCAGCAGATGCCGGGCATCACCGACGTCGCGACGATCTCGACCGGCGTGGCCGTCCGCGGCGACACCTTCGGCCAGTGCATCGACGCCGTCCGGGCCCTGGACGTCAGCTGGGGTCCGGGCACCGAGGACGGCAAGTCCGACGACACCGTGCTGCAGGAGCTGCAGAAGGCCCAGCTCCCACTGGCGGTGCCGCCGCTGGGGCCGCTGACGAAGACAGTGGAGGGAGACTTCACCTTCTACTTTGCCAGCAACAGCGCCTTGGAGCCGAACTGCGCCGTGGCCGATGTCAGGCCTGACCGGGCCGAGATCTGGTCCGGGTTGCAGTCGCCGATCGTGACCCAGCAGGAGATCGCCAAGCTGCTCGGTCTGTCGCAGGAGGCGGTGAAGGTG
This sequence is a window from Acidimicrobiales bacterium. Protein-coding genes within it:
- a CDS encoding molybdopterin cofactor-binding domain-containing protein, whose product is VVAAQLGDEALAPRPAKAAVPSPPEPVDLYDLNDLLTDAAMPTSGLITVQVDKDGTASFALPRAEVGQGITTSTAMLIAEEMELPLDKVHISLADARPELVWNQLTGGSNTTISTYTPVRTAAAIAKGQLLQAASDQLGVPVSSLRTSDGVITAPDGTKATYGSLAEKAASAQTRRVSVSLKPRSDFKVIGTPRSRIDAHDIVTGRKQFAMDLDVPGAKPTMVCRPPTINGTVRSVNNKAAVQQMPGITDVATISTGVAVRGDTFGQCIDAVRALDVSWGPGTEDGKSDDTVLQELQKAQLPLAVPPLGPLTKTVEGDFTFYFASNSALEPNCAVADVRPDRAEIWSGLQSPIVTQQEIAKLLGLSQEAVKVHVAEGGGAYGRKLFFDAALEAAEASKKMGKPVKLMWHRTDDFRQGRAHPMSIAKVRATYAGGNVLTYEQRHTSVSTDFTHGLGEIITAMAGKLPNGDLGFSETYFELSQSNPYNFGASTQLLNEVDTGFNTGSMRNVYSPNVCGAMELVVDELAAKMREDPYRFRRQFLKNDRSRAVLDKVAQVGNWGRAMPAGTGQGIAFHAEYHGVTAALVEIDARPQTINRQVPDAYTGPRVTKVVFAVDVGLPVNPRGLEAQMEGGIMDGIAGALTSSLHLEDGYFLEGSWDDYFFTREWNVPPVLEIIVMPPTSDTPGGAGEFGVAATFAAVACAYGRATGTMPTSFPINHNGPLGFDPLPTVPSIPQSPTDGLQNAY